GTTGGCAGACTTGACCACGAGCTTGTCGAGGTTGGCCAAAATGTGCTGCCGGTCTTTGTCCTCGGAGGCCAAATACGTTTCCACCTGGTCGAGAATCGGGTCCTCGCCGAGGTAGTATTTGATCATCTTCGGCACGAAGTAATACATGACCTTGTCGTCCGCCACGCCGGTGCCGATGGAGTTGGCCAGGGCGACGTTACCCGCGCGCACGGCGTTGACGAGGCCCGGGACGCCGAGCATGGAGTCAGGCCGGAAGACGCTAGGGTCGATAAAGTCGTCGTCGATGCGACGGTAAAGCACGTCTACCTGTTGGAGGCCCTTGGTCGTGCGCATGTAAACCTTGAAGTCGCGCACGAGCAGGTCGCGGCCTTCGACGATTTCCACACCCATCTGGCGGGCCAGGAAGCAGTGCTCGAAGTAGGCGCTGTTGTAAACACCAGGCGTCAGCACGCAAACGGTCGGATTGTCCTGCCCCTTAGGCGCGATGTTGCGCAGCATCTTGAGCAGCTTTTCGGCGTAATTCTCCACCGGGCGCACGCCGGCAGTGGGGAACAGATTGGGGAACGCGCGGCGCATAGCCTGGCGGTTTTCCAAAACGTAGGATACGCCGGACGGGCAGCGGCCGTTGTCCTCCAGCACGAGATAGCGGCCGTCCTTATCGCGGATCAGGTCGGAGCCGCAAATGTGGATGTAAATATCTTTCGGCACGTCCGAGCCGACGAACTCGCGGCGGAAGTGCTTGGCCGATAGTACGTAGGAGGGCGGGATGACGCCGTCCTTCAGGATCTTCTGATCGTGGTAGATGTCGTGCAGGAACATGTTGAGCGCGATGATGCGCTGCTTGAGCCCGCGCTCGAGGAACTCCCATTCGCTCTGCGGGATGATGCGCGGCATCAGGTCGAACGGGAAAATCCGCTCGGTGCCCTGGTTGTCGGAATAGACCGTGAAGGTCACGCCGGCGCGCAAGAAAAGTAGATCGACGGCTTGCTGCTTTTGCTCGAAGTCCTGCAAATTCATGCGGTCGAGGCGCTCCAGAACTTTCTGGTAGTGGGGCCGGACTACGCCCGGAGCGCTAAACATTTCATCGAAAAAGCCGTCAGTTTGGTAGCTGCTGAGGTCCATATGGTGCTTCTAACGTAGCAGGTTATCTCGTTTTGTAAACGGATTGTGGGTATGAAAATGGTTCATCGCAAGCGCTCAGCTAACGGCGTGCCAGTTAATAACTTTCTTCGGTCAACTTCACCTTGCCGCGGAAAATGTAATAAACGCAAGCCGTGTAGGTCAGCACAATCGGCACGCCGATGAGCGCAACCCAGAACATGAAGCTCAGGGTCTTGTCCGTCGATGAGCCGTTGTAAATGTTCAGGCTGTTGGCGATGTCGGGGTTGGAGAAAATCATGTTCGGGTAAACGCTGATGCCGAACAGCATCATCAGGAATGCCATCTGCGCGCAGGAGAAAATAAATGCGCGGCCCTCGCGGCCTTTGTGCACCTCGCGCGGGATGGCGCCGACGGCGAGCACCGCCAGCGTGGCGACGATCACGAGCACCGGAATGCGCCCGGCAATGGCCTGCTGAATGTGCGGGCAGGCGTAGATCGTCCAGAAGTTGAAGATCAGGAAGCAGACGACGTAGATCGGGATGGTGATCTTGATCCAGCGGCGGAGCTTGGCCTGCAGCTCACCCTCGGTTTTGAGGATCAGGTAGATGTTGCCGTGCATGGCAAACAGCGCGACCGTCGTGATGCCCAGGAAGACCGAGTAGGGGTGGATCAGTGTCAGGAAGTTACCCGTGAACTCGTGATGCTTG
This is a stretch of genomic DNA from Cerasicoccus sp. TK19100. It encodes these proteins:
- a CDS encoding circularly permuted type 2 ATP-grasp protein; its protein translation is MDLSSYQTDGFFDEMFSAPGVVRPHYQKVLERLDRMNLQDFEQKQQAVDLLFLRAGVTFTVYSDNQGTERIFPFDLMPRIIPQSEWEFLERGLKQRIIALNMFLHDIYHDQKILKDGVIPPSYVLSAKHFRREFVGSDVPKDIYIHICGSDLIRDKDGRYLVLEDNGRCPSGVSYVLENRQAMRRAFPNLFPTAGVRPVENYAEKLLKMLRNIAPKGQDNPTVCVLTPGVYNSAYFEHCFLARQMGVEIVEGRDLLVRDFKVYMRTTKGLQQVDVLYRRIDDDFIDPSVFRPDSMLGVPGLVNAVRAGNVALANSIGTGVADDKVMYYFVPKMIKYYLGEDPILDQVETYLASEDKDRQHILANLDKLVVKSANEAGGYGMLMGPWAEKEEIERFRVEIERNPRNFIAQSPISLSRHPTWIPETEAFEGRHIDFRPYILYSGPDDISIIPGGLTRVALKRGSLVVNSSQGGGSKDTWVLYGNE
- the cydB gene encoding cytochrome d ubiquinol oxidase subunit II → MDLNTTWFILVGVLFTGYAMLDGFDLGVGILHLFDKSDTNRRIHLNAIGPVWDGNEVWLVTGGGALFAAFPEVYATAFSGFYDAFMMLLCALIFRAVAIEFRSKEKFGWWRKGWDIAFTFGSVLSAFLIGVAMGNITWGIPLDKHHEFTGNFLTLIHPYSVFLGITTVALFAMHGNIYLILKTEGELQAKLRRWIKITIPIYVVCFLIFNFWTIYACPHIQQAIAGRIPVLVIVATLAVLAVGAIPREVHKGREGRAFIFSCAQMAFLMMLFGISVYPNMIFSNPDIANSLNIYNGSSTDKTLSFMFWVALIGVPIVLTYTACVYYIFRGKVKLTEESY